Part of the Sphaerochaeta associata genome is shown below.
ACCGATGGCATCCTTGATCTTGAGGTCGATCTTCGGACCGTAGAAAGCACCGCCGCCTTCATCAATCTCATAAGAGAGACCCTCGGCCACAATCGCCTTGCGCAGCGCCTCGGTTGCATCAGCCCACCGAGCCGGATCACCAACCGATTTCTCAGGCATGGTGGAAAGGTACGCGTTGATCTCGGTAAAGCCGAATGAGTGAAGCATGTGCAGCGAAAAGCGCAATACTTCCAGAATTTCGTCATTCATCTGGTCGGGGGTGACAAAGAGGTGGGCGTCATCCTGAGTGAAACCTCGCACCCTCATCAAACCATGCATGGCACCAGCCTTCTCATATCGATACACCGTACCAAGTTCAGCCCAACGGAAGGGCAGGTCCCTGTAGGAACGCTTGCTGTTCTTGTAAATCATTATATGGAACGGGCAGTTCATCGGCTTCACATAATAGTCGCTCTTGTCCATCTCCATCGGAGGATACATACCCTCCTTGTAGAAGCCCAAATGACCGCTGGTCTCCCAGAGCCACGAACGGCCGAGGTGGGGGGTATAGACCATCTCATAGCCGTTGGCATAATGCTCGTTGCGCCAGAAGTTCTCGATCGCCTGACGAATACGCGCCCCCATCGGGTGCCAATAGACCAGGCCGGGACCGGCTTCCTCATGCAGACTGAACAAATCGAGCTCCTTGCCGAGCTTGCGGTGGTCGCGTTTCTCCACATCCTCAAGGTGCTGCAGATAGAGCCTCAGCTCCTTGGCATTTGCCCATGCAGTGCCGTAGATGCGGGTAAGCATCGGATTGGTCTCCTTGCCACGCCAATAGGCACCTGCAATACTCATCAGCTTGAAGGCATCGGCCTTCAGCTCCTTGGTCGACTCCACATGAGGTCCGCGGCAAAGGTCGGTAAAACCGCCTTGGCTGTACAGGGAGACCTCCTCGTCCTCGGGAATCGCCTGCAGCAATTCAAGCTTGTAGGTCTGGTCGGCAAACTGCTTCTGAGCTTCGGCTCTACTGACCACCGTCCGGACAAACGGCTTGCCCTCGGCGATGATGGCCTTCATCCTCTCAGTGATCTCCTCGAGGTCCTCGTTCACCAACTGCCTGGGCAGATCGAAATCATAGTAAAAGCCGTTGTCAATCGCAGGGCCGATCGTTATCTGTGCCGAGGGAAACATCTGCAGCACTGCTTCCGCCATGACATGCGCCATTGAGTGTCTAATTCTGGAGAGTCTCTCTCCTGCATCTTCCTTTGCCATACCATCTCCTCGTATATACCAACAAAAAAAGCCTTCATGCCTTCCCTCTCCGGTACGGCATCATCCGCATCCGGCAAGGACGAAGACATGAAAGCTCTCATGTTCCGCGGTTCCACCTTGCTTCCCTTTTCGATTCTATCCCACCGAAAAGGACGCTCAATTTACCTGTATCGCCAGGTGTGCGGCATAGTCTACTGGGTTTCCCGTTCGGTATGCGGCTCAAAAGGGGTTTTCATCGAGCGCCTGCCGGACTCCTCTCAACCAAGGGAATCCTCTCTGTTGCCCCGCCATCGACTACTCGTCTTTCTCAACGCCTTGTAAGATAGAATGCTTACATTGGAAAAAATAGTCAAGAGTACAACAATTGGGAAATTATCTTCGCAGCATCGTCGAGCAGCTTCTGGTCCTCAAGCGTAAAGCGTGAAAGCGTGGGGCTGTCCACATCCAACACCCCCACCACCCTGCCTTTTGCATCGACAAGGGGAGCGACCACTTCGCTGTTGCTTGCACTGTCGCAGGCGATGTGATCGGCAAAGGCATGCACATCGTCGACGCGCACACTCTTGCCGGTACGGGCGCACAACCCGCACACCCCCCTGGAAAAGGGGATGTCGGTACACGCCACCTTACCCTGGAATGGACCGAGCATCAAGTTCTGACCTGAATCGTCGACAAGGTAAAACCCCACCCAGTTGATGTCTCCCAGATGTTCGGCAAGCAAGGCCGAGGCGTTGGCCAGATGACAATAACGCCTGGGAACAGAACCATCCCAATCGCGTATGAGAGCAGCCAGCTGCTCAAGCATTCCCTCTGAATTGTGCAAATCCATGGAAGCAGCTCCTTGTTTATAGTACCGACCGCATGGCTTTCACCGGGGCGGCAGCCTTGTTGCCCCCCCGCAGCTTCATAGCCACCGAGGGTTTTACTACCACACCCGGGCCGTTGATGCAACCGCCTTCGCAGCACATCACCTCGACCAAGTCGGCTTCGGCCGGACGTTTCTCCCAGATTTTCATCGTCCTGAACATCTTCTTATCGACCCCATTGACCGGCAGCACCTGCACTTCGTGACTCGGGGCAAAGCGGCTGAGCACACACGAGGCAACCCCACCGGAGAGGGCGAACTGCCTGCAGTCCTCAAAGGAGGCGGTATCACCCAAGTCGGCTCCCTCCATCTCCCGCACATCGATGTTCTTGGCAATGAACAGGGAGGCGAGCTCGCTGAAGGTAATCACAGCGTCGATGGTCTTCAACCGTACAGCCTCCACCTTCTTGGCAAGACAAGGGCCGATGAAAACACTCTTGGTTGCAGGATTGAGTGCTTTTGCCTTCAAAGCAATATAGCCCATGGGTGAGAGGGCGGACGAACGTCGTTCATCGAGGAACGGCAGGTGCTTGTCCACCAACTCCATGTACGCAGGACAGCAGCTGGTAGTCATATACCCTTTCCCTCTTGCTTTACGCTCCGCCAGTTCCTCGGCCTCATGCAGACTCGTTGTCTCGGCTCCTTCGCTGACCTCCAGTACAGAAGAGAATCCAGCTGCAAGCAAAGCCGCCTTGATCTGTGAAAGCGTACCGGGAAACTGACCTTCGATTGCAGGAGCGATCAGGGCTGTGACATGCTCTTCCTTGGCGAGCATCTTGACCACCGGAATCAAGGCCGAGCGCTCGACGATGGCCCCGAACGGGCAGCTCATTGCACATCGTCCGCAGCTGATGCACTTCTGGTAGTCAATCTCCACATACCCCTCTTCATTCTTCTTCACTGCATTGACAGGGCAGGCTTCCTCACAGGGGACCGGAATATGGACAACTGCATGGAAGGGACATACTTCCTTGCACTTGCCGCAGCGTATGCAGCGGCTCTCGTCTATGTGAGCCTGCCCACCGGCGAACGTGATGCAATCCTTGGGGCAGTTTGCCAGACAGGGCCGGGCAAAACAGCCCCTGCAAGCGTCACTGATGAGATAGCGGTCCGGCGGACAGGAAGAGCAAGCCGTACTGATGGTCGTCAGGATCGGAGCTGCGGGTTTATCTTTCTGCATCACCTCTTCGACATATTCGGAGAGGCTTTTCAGCTCATCGTCATCGGTTTCGATGTTGATCCCCAAAAGCGCCATGATCCTGTAGCGGACCATCGCCCGCTCCTTATAGATGCAACACCTGTTGGGAACCCTCTGCTTGGGAATGATCCTGATGGGCAGCTTGTCGACATTCTCCTTCAACGTTCCTGCAAAGAACTCCTTGAGCACCTCTGCATGAACCTGACGCTTCATCAGCGTATATTGGTTGTTCAATTCAAGCACGGGTCGCCTCCGCAAGAAGTTTGCACAGTTTCTCCTGGTTCACACTGCCGTAGACATTCTCCCCGATGCGAACATAGGGAGGGCGCTCCTTGGATTGGGCGTCCTTGCAGCCGCCGATGCAGCTTACCCCCTCGATCTCGCAGCCGCCAAGAACAGCCGGATCCAAAAACTCGTTATAAAGGAGCAGGTCGGCACCTCCCTGTACAAAACAGGCGGTTCCTACACAAATCTGTACACGTACTTTATCTTTCTTACCCATATGCTTCTCCTCTGTTCAGATATATTCCTGCGAGGTCTCTTTCAGATACACATCTTCCAATGCCTTTCGGAGCCTGCCGATCAAGTTTCTTCGAATCCCTATCTCCACCGGAATGCTCGGGTCCTGATGGGCCTCATTGATTTTCGTCCCCACGATGAAGTGCACCTGGTCGCTGTCCTGCATGACTTGGATGAACTTCTTCACAGCATCATTGGTCATCGACCGAACCGGCTTCTTCTGCTCCAACGCGGTGGCCACCTTGCTGAGTGTGAGCATTCCTTCGGTCACCAGGTCTATACCCTCCATCATCGAACACGGAGGAACCTGGGGCGACCAACAACTCATATCCACTTTCAAGGGTTTTTGCATCAGACGGGAGACGATTTGCGCCGTTGTTCCACCACTGACAATTTTTTTCCCCTCGAACTCCTTGATCTTCTGCACCAGCTGTTCATCGTGCTCCTTGGTGAACGGAGGACCGGTGACCACCAGCGTACGCCTGGGCCTGCGGACATACACCACCATGCAGGTGATGTCGTCCTTGGCGCTCAGGCGGTCCAGGCTGTGCGCACGACAGACAATGGCCTGGGCGAGATCATGGCTGGAGATATCGGGATTTGCCTCAATCTGGGTACGGGTGAACTCCCGCACCCCATCCAGGCGCCAACCCAGGGGAAGCGACCTGCCCATACCGGCCTGGGTGACCCCGTCACTGAAAATCACGAGACGGCTGCCGATCGGCAGTGTAAGCAGGGAGTGGCCCAGCACCTCTTTCTTGAATGCTCCATCGCGCTGCAGATCGATATGCTCGACATCCCACTGCACGCTCGTGCTTCCTTGAAACACCAATGCGCTGGGATTGTCGTACTCCACCAGGTTCATGGCGACCTGGTCGCTGGCAAGCATCCTGAGGTCTGCGATGGTAAAGGTTGCATAGCTGATCTTGCGCTCCTTGCACACCGGCAGCGTATTCATGATGATCCGCGCCGAATGTGTCAGGTCCATCGGGCTGAAGCTCAGTTTGTGAGCCATTCGGGCCGTCAAGCTGGCAAGGACATTCGCCTTGACTCCACTTCCGAGTCCATCACTGAGCGTGCACACGATTTGGTTGTTCTCGGGGTTCCGGGAGAGCAGAAACACATCCCCCCCGATTTTCTGCCCGTCCTTGTAGATTTGGGCGTAGTCGACATCGATGAAAAGGTCGTTCATGACTCAACCTTGGTGAAGCCGTCGCTCTGACTGCTCCCGGGGACCTTGAAGGCATCGATGAGGCTGTTGAGCATGATCTCGGTCTCGGCGGCATTCTCACCGAGCAGGCTGGCGATCTGCTGCACCGTCTCCAAACTCTTCTGAATGACATCCTCGGCTTTCTTGATCACCGTCTCCCTTCTCACCGTGGGGGTGGTGATGTCTTCGAACAAGGCTCCTACAAGATGCTGTTTTTCCACCGAGAAGAAAGTCACCTTCAAAAACTTGTCTTGATAATGCAACCGATACTGCTGCGCCCTGGGATTGGAAAACTGATTCTTGAATTTCTCATGGAACGGTACGAACCGTTCAAGCGGCAAGCCGCCGACCAGACCCAGCAAGTCGCCTTCGATGGAGAAGTCGATGTCACCGAAAAGCTTGAGAAAGCTGTTGTTGCAATCTACGATTTTCAGCTGGTCATCGACGATGACCACACCGATCGGTATGGTTCTGAGCAGTACATCAATCTTGCTCTGTGCCTCCTTTCGCATCTTGGTGACACACATCTCCGGCTCGGCCATCCCGTCGAGATACGCGATCGCCATCTCGCGGCAACTGTTGTAGCCGCAGCCGCCGCAGTTCAGCTCCTCGGCTTTGTCACGCTTGCCGAGAATCTTCAAGGCTCTTTCTATCTCCAATTCGCTGTGTATCGATACGAAGCTGGAAACCGGCGGGTTCTGCACACCGTTTCCTGGTTTTTCAATCAAGGAATATCCCTTCTCAAGCAAGGTGGAAACAAACGACCGGTCACCGGCGAACAGCGGGCCTTCATCAGTGATACGACTTCGGGTATAGCGCGAAGAACTACCTTTCTTTGCCGCCGAGGATCGCCCTTTCTCACAACCCGGCCCATTGATGCAACCGCCTTCGCAGAAGAGCAGCTCCAAAAAGTCGGAATTGATTTGACCTTTCGCCATTCCCCCAAGCGTCCCCACCACCTGCGTCGCGCCGCTTATGGCGACAGCCTTGGTCTGGAACGGGTCGCTTCCCCAGGCAAGCGAAGCGATCATGCCGCCTTCGATCGGATAAAGGGTCGAGGAACCTGCCCTGCAGGGTACAAACGGAGGGACCAAGGAAGGATCGGCGTCTATCTGCTGGGCAAGCAGATCCAAATCGATGTTCTCCAATTTCAGCCACGTGCGAAGCTCCTCAAAGGTAAGGGCGAAATCAGGGTATCCAGGCGTCTCATCGGCCTCCACCTTCTTTGCGATGCAGGGACCGATGAATACGACTCCGATCTCCTGTCCATAAAGCTTTCTCAGGTAGGCACTGTGGCATTGAAGCGGAGAGGGAACCTCGCTTAAGGCGGGAACCAAGGATGGGTAATACTTCTTGACCGTTTGTACAACGGTGGGACAAGCTGTGGAAATCCACGCGCAAGTCCCATCATGCCCGCCGGCATGCACTTCAATTGATTCGTTGACCAAGGCGGCCCCGATGGCGGTCTCACTTACCGCAAAAAAACCAAGACGCTCCAAGGCCAGGACCAAGGCGTCGACGCCTTGGACAAACTCACTGGCGGCCGAGGGTGCAAGACTGCAGTAAATCTTTCTCCCACTGGTTAGAAACTGCCTGACCCTGGCCAAGTCGTTGCGGATTTTCTTTGCATGGGAAGGACAGATATCGACACAATGGCCGCAATAGATGCAGCGATCCTTCACGACCACCGCCGAGCCGTCCTTGACCTGAATCGCCTTCACCGGACAGCCCCGGACACACTTATAACAGTCCCTGCACTCAGTCAGTTCGGTATAGATGGGATGGATCACGCCTTCCCTCCCCTGGTGTGCAGCTCGGTTTTAACCAGTTCGAGAACGCTTGCAGTATCGAGTCCGCTGTAGGTCTCACTCCCGATTCTCAGGTTCGGCCCTTTTGCACAGTTGCCAAGACAGAGATGGCCGACCAATTCAACACGATCGGATAGATTCTCTTCCTTGAGATAGGCCTCCAAGGCCTGCAGGGTTTGCGAATTGCCTCGTGCAAAACAAGAGCTCCCCAAGCAGAGTTCCACAACCAATGTATCCATCACTACGACCTCTCAACCTGTTATTGAGCTCAATCGTACTGCGAACACCCTTACAAGTCAATATTTCTTGATGATTAGGTATTTTATTCTGATTTTTTGGTATTTTTAAGGTATATTAATTAATAATTAACTTATTTAATATTCCTATAAGAATATTATAATGGGGTATCGTTACGATACCCCACATTACAACAGTTTGATTTACCACTCGTCATCTTCATCCAGCAAATCTTCCTTGGCCATCTTCCGCTTGACCTTGGCAGAGAGCACGGCAAAGCTGGTCGCCAAATCGGTGCGCTGCACCACCACGCGGGGGGGAAGCTTCAGATCCTTGGGAGCGAAGTTCCAAATGGCGAGGATTCCGCATGCCACCAGTTTCTCTGCAACCTCCTGGGCTTGCACGGCAGGAACTGCAAGTACGCCGATGTTCACATGGTTTTCCTCAAGATATTGCTGCAGATGGGTGAGAGGATAAACCGGGACATCCCCCAGTTTTGCACCCCATTTCTGTTGGTCGATATCGAAGGCGGCGACTATCTTCAGGCCATAGCTCTCAAAGCCCTCATACCGGGCAAGAGCAGAACCGAGATGCCCGGCCCCGATGAGCACCGCATCGGTGGCGTTGTCCCAACCCAAGGTATGAACAATCGCATCAATGAGCTTCACCACGGTGAAGCCCACCTTCGGCTTGCCTTCGATTCCTGTACACGAAATATCCTTGCGGACCTGAATTGGTTTAAGGCCAAGCTCATCGGCGAGCATGGTAGCCGATACCATCTCCATCCCCTCGTCGCGATAGCCTTTCAGAAGGCGGAGGTAGGAAGGAAAGCGCTTGATGGTAGGGATAGGTATGCCACGGTTGTCTGTTGCCATCATTTCTCCTGTTGCAGTGCATCCACGATGTTCTCTACGAGAGAGTGCGGAGTGGAGGCTCCCGCTGTTATACCCAGTATAGCACACTGGCGCATTTCATCTACGATTTCTGATTCATCCTCTATATGCCACGCTTTCCTGCCCATTTCAATAACCATGGAGTACAACGCCCTGGTATTTGCGCTGTCCTTGCCTCCGATGACCACTACTCCGTCGCACTGCCGGGCGAGCTCGATCAAGGCGGTCCTGCGGTTCACCGAGCTCGGACAGACCTCATTTGCAAACACCACTTCAACACCCTTCCGGCGCCAGGAGATCAACACATCCTTTATCTGGGCCCACAGGCTCTGGTCGAACGTGGTCTGCACGAAGACAGCGTAGGCGACTCCGTCTTCAGGCTCTCCTACATCGTCAAGGGCTGTGACGAGCTTGGTGGTGATGGGCTTTCCATCAAGCAGAACCTCAAGCATGGCCGTCGATTCGGGGTGCTTATTGTGTCCGACAACGAGAATTGTATGCGTGCAAGCATAGCGGCCGATATGCAAAAGGTTGCGCTTGACCACCGGGCAGGTGGCATCGACTATATGGTATCCGGCATCCAGAAAATCGGAACGCAACGCATCGCCGACTCCATGCGCCCTGATCACCACCAAGCCTTTTTCATGCCCTTCGGGCCCGGATATCTCTGTCATCCCCTCTTGGGCGAACCGGTTGCAGACTTGCTTGTTATGAATCAATTTTCCCAAGGAGTATACAGGAAGACCTGCCCTGCGGGCATCCTCTATGGCATTTTGGGCCATATCAAGGGCTCGGGAAACTCCCTTG
Proteins encoded:
- a CDS encoding redox-sensing transcriptional repressor Rex — its product is MATDNRGIPIPTIKRFPSYLRLLKGYRDEGMEMVSATMLADELGLKPIQVRKDISCTGIEGKPKVGFTVVKLIDAIVHTLGWDNATDAVLIGAGHLGSALARYEGFESYGLKIVAAFDIDQQKWGAKLGDVPVYPLTHLQQYLEENHVNIGVLAVPAVQAQEVAEKLVACGILAIWNFAPKDLKLPPRVVVQRTDLATSFAVLSAKVKRKMAKEDLLDEDDEW
- the thrS gene encoding threonine--tRNA ligase; the protein is MAKEDAGERLSRIRHSMAHVMAEAVLQMFPSAQITIGPAIDNGFYYDFDLPRQLVNEDLEEITERMKAIIAEGKPFVRTVVSRAEAQKQFADQTYKLELLQAIPEDEEVSLYSQGGFTDLCRGPHVESTKELKADAFKLMSIAGAYWRGKETNPMLTRIYGTAWANAKELRLYLQHLEDVEKRDHRKLGKELDLFSLHEEAGPGLVYWHPMGARIRQAIENFWRNEHYANGYEMVYTPHLGRSWLWETSGHLGFYKEGMYPPMEMDKSDYYVKPMNCPFHIMIYKNSKRSYRDLPFRWAELGTVYRYEKAGAMHGLMRVRGFTQDDAHLFVTPDQMNDEILEVLRFSLHMLHSFGFTEINAYLSTMPEKSVGDPARWADATEALRKAIVAEGLSYEIDEGGGAFYGPKIDLKIKDAIGREWQLSTVQFDFNEPERFDMTFVDKDGVEKRPYMIHRALLGSIERFFGVLIEHYAGAFPPWLSPEQIKIIPVGETFFDYAKELERRLRKEGLRVSADLGDDRMNAKIRNAQQQKIPYMVIIGDREAQNDQVSVRLRTGKQENGLSTQAFIDMVKQKVENKEQL
- a CDS encoding NAD(P)H-dependent oxidoreductase subunit E, yielding MGKKDKVRVQICVGTACFVQGGADLLLYNEFLDPAVLGGCEIEGVSCIGGCKDAQSKERPPYVRIGENVYGSVNQEKLCKLLAEATRA
- a CDS encoding [Fe-Fe] hydrogenase large subunit C-terminal domain-containing protein, translated to MIHPIYTELTECRDCYKCVRGCPVKAIQVKDGSAVVVKDRCIYCGHCVDICPSHAKKIRNDLARVRQFLTSGRKIYCSLAPSAASEFVQGVDALVLALERLGFFAVSETAIGAALVNESIEVHAGGHDGTCAWISTACPTVVQTVKKYYPSLVPALSEVPSPLQCHSAYLRKLYGQEIGVVFIGPCIAKKVEADETPGYPDFALTFEELRTWLKLENIDLDLLAQQIDADPSLVPPFVPCRAGSSTLYPIEGGMIASLAWGSDPFQTKAVAISGATQVVGTLGGMAKGQINSDFLELLFCEGGCINGPGCEKGRSSAAKKGSSSRYTRSRITDEGPLFAGDRSFVSTLLEKGYSLIEKPGNGVQNPPVSSFVSIHSELEIERALKILGKRDKAEELNCGGCGYNSCREMAIAYLDGMAEPEMCVTKMRKEAQSKIDVLLRTIPIGVVIVDDQLKIVDCNNSFLKLFGDIDFSIEGDLLGLVGGLPLERFVPFHEKFKNQFSNPRAQQYRLHYQDKFLKVTFFSVEKQHLVGALFEDITTPTVRRETVIKKAEDVIQKSLETVQQIASLLGENAAETEIMLNSLIDAFKVPGSSQSDGFTKVES
- a CDS encoding (2Fe-2S) ferredoxin domain-containing protein — encoded protein: MDTLVVELCLGSSCFARGNSQTLQALEAYLKEENLSDRVELVGHLCLGNCAKGPNLRIGSETYSGLDTASVLELVKTELHTRGGKA
- a CDS encoding GAF domain-containing protein produces the protein MDLHNSEGMLEQLAALIRDWDGSVPRRYCHLANASALLAEHLGDINWVGFYLVDDSGQNLMLGPFQGKVACTDIPFSRGVCGLCARTGKSVRVDDVHAFADHIACDSASNSEVVAPLVDAKGRVVGVLDVDSPTLSRFTLEDQKLLDDAAKIISQLLYS
- a CDS encoding SpoIIE family protein phosphatase, with the protein product MNDLFIDVDYAQIYKDGQKIGGDVFLLSRNPENNQIVCTLSDGLGSGVKANVLASLTARMAHKLSFSPMDLTHSARIIMNTLPVCKERKISYATFTIADLRMLASDQVAMNLVEYDNPSALVFQGSTSVQWDVEHIDLQRDGAFKKEVLGHSLLTLPIGSRLVIFSDGVTQAGMGRSLPLGWRLDGVREFTRTQIEANPDISSHDLAQAIVCRAHSLDRLSAKDDITCMVVYVRRPRRTLVVTGPPFTKEHDEQLVQKIKEFEGKKIVSGGTTAQIVSRLMQKPLKVDMSCWSPQVPPCSMMEGIDLVTEGMLTLSKVATALEQKKPVRSMTNDAVKKFIQVMQDSDQVHFIVGTKINEAHQDPSIPVEIGIRRNLIGRLRKALEDVYLKETSQEYI
- the ispH gene encoding 4-hydroxy-3-methylbut-2-enyl diphosphate reductase, yielding MKIVMSHTMGYCKGVSRALDMAQNAIEDARRAGLPVYSLGKLIHNKQVCNRFAQEGMTEISGPEGHEKGLVVIRAHGVGDALRSDFLDAGYHIVDATCPVVKRNLLHIGRYACTHTILVVGHNKHPESTAMLEVLLDGKPITTKLVTALDDVGEPEDGVAYAVFVQTTFDQSLWAQIKDVLISWRRKGVEVVFANEVCPSSVNRRTALIELARQCDGVVVIGGKDSANTRALYSMVIEMGRKAWHIEDESEIVDEMRQCAILGITAGASTPHSLVENIVDALQQEK
- a CDS encoding monomeric [FeFe] hydrogenase, with the protein product MLELNNQYTLMKRQVHAEVLKEFFAGTLKENVDKLPIRIIPKQRVPNRCCIYKERAMVRYRIMALLGINIETDDDELKSLSEYVEEVMQKDKPAAPILTTISTACSSCPPDRYLISDACRGCFARPCLANCPKDCITFAGGQAHIDESRCIRCGKCKEVCPFHAVVHIPVPCEEACPVNAVKKNEEGYVEIDYQKCISCGRCAMSCPFGAIVERSALIPVVKMLAKEEHVTALIAPAIEGQFPGTLSQIKAALLAAGFSSVLEVSEGAETTSLHEAEELAERKARGKGYMTTSCCPAYMELVDKHLPFLDERRSSALSPMGYIALKAKALNPATKSVFIGPCLAKKVEAVRLKTIDAVITFSELASLFIAKNIDVREMEGADLGDTASFEDCRQFALSGGVASCVLSRFAPSHEVQVLPVNGVDKKMFRTMKIWEKRPAEADLVEVMCCEGGCINGPGVVVKPSVAMKLRGGNKAAAPVKAMRSVL